The region CtgaaagataatattttttttataattttttatttctagaatTCAATGTTTTAAGATGGATTTAGGTTGTGattatgcttttgtttttgaatgCTTTTTGTCAAGcaacttttaattattaaagatatcaaattaatattttttagtgttatttgatgattttaagatgttactatcaaaaaataaaaaaactaaaagaatttattttaatattttttcaaacgaAAGGTTACTTCATAACTTGTTGTTTGAgagctcaatatttttttcataattttttatttctagaacTCAATGTTTTTAGATGGATTTAGGTTGTCattatgcttttgtttttgaatgttttttgtCAAGCagcttttaattattaaagatatcaaattaatatttttttagtgttatttgatgattttaagatgttactatcaaaaaataaaagaactaaaaaaatttattttaatattttttaaaatgaaaggcTACTTCATAACTTATCGTTTGAgagctcaatatttttttcataattttttatttctagaacTCAATGTTTTTAGATGGATTTAGGTTGTCattatgcttttgtttttgaatgtttttttgtcaaacagcttttaattattaaagatatcaaattaatatttttttagtgttatttgatgattttaagatgttactatcaaaaaataaaagaactaaaaaaagttattttaatattttttaaaatgaaaggcTACTTCATAACTTGTCGTTTGAGAGCTCAATGTttctgttttaattttgttgtactttttattaaaaatattttttatttgaaaaattataaaattgatgtttttttattattttaatataataatataaaaaatttattataatatattaaaaaaaaatatttcaaaaacgaAACTGCACCGAATGATAAACAGAGACTCCCTCCGCCTCTCCCACGAAAGGGGGAAGATACGTATGTGAAAATGCCCGCTGTCTTTTTGTGTTAGTTATAGTGATTTCCAATTGGTCCATGCTGCGGCGCCTGCCGCTTTGTATAAAGTCACCACCCGCTGGCAGCCCCACCTTATCCCCTTCTCCTCTCTCCTCCTAGTGGcctataagaaaataaaaaagtataatattataagaaaatcaaccCATTGAATCgtataatattattctaatattttatataagaaatgtATGGTAACATGTCACTGtcgtaatattttaaaaaattattgtctgACTCACAATTTCTGGCTAATAATCTGGTACGTTGAAGCTAATGCAAGAATaccttgaatatatttttttgaacctTCTCTGATAATCTGGTTGAAGCTAATGTCTGAATGTTTTTgccattaaaagaaaaggacaggAAAAGTAACAGTGGCTTTCTTTGGATTGCTGCtattttgaggataaagacaaGACCATCCCATCCTTCCCAAATCAGGAAAGTCCTTTGTGCACCCCTGGTCTTTCcttcctctttctctctgcttcttcatttttttatcctctcATCCGTTCCTCCATAACTCATGGAATCCACTCCTGTTTCCAATGAACGTCTTGATTTTGGAAAGATGGGTTACGGgtgccttttctttcttccccttCTCTCATTTCTTGGTTTCTTGATGTTTCCTCATACTTTTCTTGTAGTTTCATCCCCTTCTTCCATCTCTTAGCTTGGTATTCGTTTCTCGatgttcatttttctttttctttttttttagatgccaACATTACAGGAGAAGGTGCCAGATTCGGGCTCCATGTTGCAACGAGATTTTCACTTGTCGCCACTGTCACAACGAGGCCACggtattataatattatatcttCTTTGTTGGGCTCAATGTTTCTatctttattcattttcttgatCTGGATTGTCTTTCTTGGAGCTTTTGTAGCAAGATTTTCTCTATCTTGTCCTTCCTTCTTTAGCATGaaagtttaattaatatgctaCTCTTGTATCATTTCTTCTTTGATTCTTCTAGAGCAATATTCTTGTCTCTTCTTGTCCTTTAAGCTTTAAACTGTTAAATATTCGTATTGATACGGGGTTATTTGGTATCTTTGATTTATCAGAATATGTTGAAGAACTTCTGCGATCGTCATGAGCTCAATCGATATGATGTCAAACAAGTATGCTGTATAACCTTAGTTTGTTGCTCGCAAATTTTGTTTTGcgatgcatgtttttttattttcttaagctACTGGTTTATGAATTAGCATTGATGTGAGAGATGTGGTTTGTGTTGATGTTTCAGGTTATATGTGCAGTTTGTGACACAGAACAGCCAGTATGTATATATctggatttttaattgaaagttatcttgttgggtttttcttttcttttctgatctTGATTGTATTTGATACATTATCCGATTTCAATTGTGTTCCAGGTTGCTCAAGTTTGCACGAACTGTGGTGTAAATATGGGGGAATATTTCTGCGAAATTTGCAAATTCTTTGATGATGATGTAATTTTACCTTCTGAAATTGATTTCTCATTGGTCTATTGAATATTGATTCTTTACTGTCATTGAGTCTCTTTTACCATCTTATTACTTggttgttatttgatttttgatgAACGGTACTTGTTTAACATTTGTAGTTGATGCTAACTTGATCTGGTTACATTCATTAATTGCAGACCGCAAAAGGACAGTTCCATTGTGATGATTGTGGGATCTGTAGGTGAGTAAGCTTGTTTCATCAGTTTATCCTGTTTCTTTCTTCTGAAAAATTGTTTAAGGAAGTCACAAGATTAAACTTCTGTGTTTGTTCTTGGTCAAAAACAGAGTTGGTGGTCGCGAAAATTATTTTCACTGCAAGAAGTGTGGTATGCATTCACTGCCTTTTGGCTTTGTTGTTCCCAACAGTTGGAATCTCATCACCTCAGCATGCAATTGGTTAccatgtttgatatttttttccttgttggtATGCACATAAGCACATAACCTTTACAAAAACAATATGCCTCCCAACCTCTCTTTTATACCTCTGCTGATGTAAGCTCTTTGTCAAGAGTTTTGATTTTCGTCTATCTATAGATTACATGGATATGGTTTTAAAGCTTTCTGTTTTCCATTTTCAAATCTTGAATACCAATTATGTTTGATAAGTGTGCAGGTTCTTGCTATGCAACATCTCTTCTCGATAATCATTTGTGTGTGGAGAACTCTATGCGTCATCATTGCCCCATATGTTATGAGGTTGTTATTATAATTGCCTTAATTGTGTGaagaagtagtttttttttttttataaaactgatatttccttccttttttctttagtATTTATTTGATTCACTAAAAGAAACTACTGTGATGAAATGCGGGCACACTATGCATGGTGAATGCTACGATGAGATGATAAAGCGTGACAAGTAAGTAGTCttcagttcttattttttttctctagtgATCTACATGTCAAAAATTGGTTTCTGATTGAATTGATAACATTCACCAGATACTGCTGTCCCATATGCTCCAAGTCTATAATTGACATGTCTAAAACCTGGAAGAGAATTGATGAGGATGTAAGTTACTATTAAATTTGAGCTTAAACATGGATGCTAGACTGCTAGTTTTAGTTAATCTTCTCTAACTTGCTTGCTATAACACTATAGCCCTGCATCAAATATATTACAATACTGATTTGTTATCAACATATGTTGTCAGATAGAAGCAACTGTCATGCCTGAGGATTACAGCCACAGGAAGGTGCGCGCCtgcttttcattcttttaagcCAACCTGGTGTTACATATTCATTTTGTCTGTTATTTTACCCTTTATTCAATTGCATTTAAACATTGCCACGGCACAAGTCAAGCTACCCGCTTGTGAACCATGATGTTGAATCGACGGGCGGTATGATGTGAAGCTAAGATTGAGTATGGCTATGGCTTTGGGCATTTTACTCATCATGTAGTCATCATTATTAGGAAAAGGTTTCGATAAAGTTGCATGAAGTTTCCAATGCGTCGAAAAAGATGATAGCTAGgcgtttttctttttcattagcATTAAAAACTTTTGCAGACATTCCAACCAGGTTCGTTTCATATGACTGAACACACATCAGTATTGCGGTAATAAACTCACCGGAGTTGGTATGTATGTGAATTTGCAGGTCTGGATCCTATGTAACGACTGCAACGACACTACCGAAGTTTATTTCCACATAATCGGGCAGAAATGCAGCCACTGCAAATCATACAATACCCGAACAATTGCACCTCCAGTTCTACCTCAATGATTAGGTTTGGCAAAATGCATCCAGCCTCGTAGGAGCATTGGTTGCTTGCATGTGAACCATGCTGGATATTTTTACGTGTATTCTACCATTTTGAATGCTGGCTAATTGTTTACTAATTCTGTTCTATTGCAAAACGATTCAGAAGTGGCATCTGGGTGCCTCGGAAACTTCTCTCAGGTTATTCTTCCTCCAATATTGGGAGTCGAAACCCAGTTAGTGAGTCTCTGGGTTCATGTAAACTTCTCTTTATAcacaaacaaaccaaaacattGGTTCCTGTTATGTACTCCTCCTGATTGTGTCATCTTGTTGAATCTTCTGGTATTGTATAATACTGCCATTTGACCTGCGatattttcaaagtgtttttttacatttctaaaatataaattaaaaaatttatttatgtgactaattaaataaattgagaattatttatataaataaatgaaaaaaaatcattaacgataaataaaaaaataaaattagaaaaattaagaataaatataaattaagatatttaatctcgcaaCAATAGTCATTTAATAGGTtgagtttaatgaatttgtttattaaaattatttttttattaaatcaaattataatagaaaccgacaaacataaaattgattgaataaaaaaaaaatattatacaaagctgcacatattagaaatattatttaaaaataatttttattttaaaaaaattaaattaaatttatataaaattaaaaaaaaggtatatatGAATCATATTAATCCCATGAAAACTTAAATACAcagtatataattaaaaaacaattgctacTTATAAAAGGCTAAATAAGCGAAAAACAAATCATAGAGagaggtattaattaaaatataaatttaaaaattattttaaaaaagacataaaaaataattaattgaaaacaaaaaaataatattaaaaacaaaacaagtcaGGTGTTGTTGGGCTTGGTAAGTCGGGCTAGGCGCCTGACCCATAAGGATAGAGCCTGTGTATTGGCCTACAAGGGTGGCCCACGCGCCCGAGTCtttaattttgctttaaaaaataaagtcatccgcctcgatttttttttttttaaaaaataaaacagacgATGTGTTATTAGAATTACCCAAATTTCAACTATTATAGTGGCAAAAAAATTGgggttcttggtttttttttttcatagaaacccaattttcaacccattttaaacttgaaactccTAGAAAAGACATTAAGCACCTTGATAAACCCACAAATATCCATAAATATATGATGCAactatattattcgatagtttcacccacatttaactagtgttttgcttatgttttatatataaaatgccttgatattatttattttatgttttgaaggcatttttggatgaaagatgcaaaaaagaataaattagagataattggcagatttgaccttcagttgatgttttgtgcagagcgtgagatctagaggttgaaatgaagtgattgcagtggcattaaaaagctaacatctatACCTTTTTGGGCATCTAAGGCtaggaaataaaataaggaagagcatggaaatcggagcctttaaagtcaaatctcgcaatctgctagtgttgaccttcggccattctgacttgaatatctggagctacaaaaGTTCAATTAtgcaaaatcaattttgttggattcctgactcaaaggtaTATAAGCTCTCCAAAGTTCAGCAAAAAACGatatcatatgagggagatatgattttttaaagatgacaattgaattctgccagcaaacagatttcatgaagaaacgagtccaaattacgttctgaggcatctaaaccgatatccaagtttttattttagcaatttagctcctctaagtcaaagcttgaagatttcaagcaagactatttctttatttttaggaaaatagttattgaagtacttaaagtAAACaatctacttaagggaggactattttgtaaaatagagactagggtttcctaggatacaaaaagaatgagagaagagaagggaggcAGCCAGCGAAGAGGAGAAAAAAGCCCCCTTCCTAtaagaaactcaaaattatgcattcttccttctttttgattagttgttcaacatacatgcaaggctaaactctttttcttggttgcaaggatacAGAAACCtctggatttcaagaactgtgagatttattttaccttttcttttcagtttatataatgaatatgtttgttctcctatgcttatttttcctatgattgcttatattaattgctatagcggactctaagttattattgtagacaatctattgctaagtttgatatcaaaaccggagttatggtatatgaacttgtgaaacaactgagtttaataattgtggcggatttACATTGTTAATCTTAggaagaacattcaatcaaatcaaacatagactgcagacaattatgttttcttgattaatcaacttatctagttcttaaggcttccattgaattaaattattagtgcggacactgtggttttTTGATGGTtaaggttagttatacggcggatctgttaattaaccaatgttaaaaagagataaatattcagaatataaattgatgtttcgtttccatgatcagttctaatttctataggtggatgtgtgcttgtaaccaaggtttgttctcttgataattttctgattttattaaatttcatttgatagttttctgttttcttttgctttagcctagataacgtccaaacctcccccccccccaaattgcattaTCTAGCATAAAAGtctgacttgaatctttctcgtgggatcaaccccttgcttactctatactatcttgtgtgttgtgttttaagctagggtaattaatttatgcgaccgcgacatcacaATAAATTTTGGCATCATTGTCGgagaagtaattttagttgattcttgtgctattattttatttgttgtgattgttatttatttttctaaaaaaaaagagaaacataatttttgcttgttgcggtactgttcaaaacagattttttggtggaattaggtatcagccttttgtttcctgaagggaaatgATGTTCTAAACAGGCCTAGTGTTTACCACTAGCCctaccctatcgaggccaaattcctctgttttctagggtttttaggcagttttagttttctagcgtAGGATTTTCATACAAATTGTATTGTTtgcgatctcttgtgtggttggtttcttttgagttttcttgaaaatttatgCTTGTAACCCGTTCTACTGATCAGATTCAAGTGTAggtggatctcgaaatagaaaacactttacgcaggttacgaaaggaagctcgcgtcaacaccatggctgttgaacgataacaaacactcaaggagcttacTGCTCCTAATatggaaaatcaaccattgtgcatcAACATCGATAATAATGTAAACTTCGAGCTCAAATTTGGTTTTGTACATTTTCTACCaacattcaatggtcttgcaggtgaagatcctcatactcatctcaaggagttccatatggtttgtgttggtatgaaaccgaatggagttgatgaagaacagtttaagttgaaagctttccatttctctttaaaagggacagcaaaggcatggtttttctctattctcctgggttccattggaacttggaatgccatgaagaatattttccttaaaaagtatttcccagcatctcgagttgccaacataagaaaagaaatatgtgagattcgacaatctcatagagagacactttccgagttgggaaagatttgagcaattgtgcattcaatgccctcatcatcaaatacccgatcattgatgcctactgaccgtagtatcattaatgttgcaagtggaggggcattgatagataagacacccgaggctgcactccaattgatctcaaacatggcagccaactcgaaacaatttggcacgcgtggagactttgcaaacaaacaagtaaatgaggtaagtatttctaaccttgaaaataaagttaatgatcttacttttTTGTgagttctttggcttgtggaaatgtacagcaggtgaaagtttgtagcatatgttccttacaaggacataccTCAGATATGTGCctaacaatgcaagaagattacattgaacaggtttatgcagttgatggaggatTCAACAGACAGTCCCAgcataaatatgatcccttttccaacacttACAATCCCGAATGGAGAGATAATCTAAACTTATGTTATAGGAACccacctcaacaaggcaatcaagccCGACAGTTCCATCTCCATAGATTTCaaccccaacagaattatcaagcaagacaatccctttcattcacaaactccaatgttatggggtcatcatccagtgatgatttttgtgatatgataaaaaatttagcttctaacactgtgaccttgcaacaaaatgtcatgtcttctcaaataaatattaaaaacacaaataaaattagaGATATGAAATGGTAACTGCACCTTGTCCCTCCTTCTTGGTTGCACTCATGCATAAAATTGAGCCTTTAGATGCAATTATACACTCGAGTAGGTTTTAATAGTCTGGACAAAAAGTTACCTGCTTCCATGGATGGTTAATTTTTAGACAAACTCATAAAAGTCCCTAAACTTCAAGATTAGTCTAGTTTAGGTCCCCAAACTATTTTTTCCTCTCAACCAAGTTCTTAacttatcaattaatttttaaacacattCTTCCATTATTTTTAGTCAACAAACTATGAAGAAATTACATAAAGTTAAGATGATTTTTctcttccataaaaaaaataaaattctctaacatctttgattttttattttttttattaatgtggttATTCGGGTTAGCTTGCGCGTACCGTGACTAATCCCACAGGTCCTTGATTTTAATAGCACATGTTATAGATGAGACTATATAAAGAAAtgcaaaatatttatattttttcatggtcTATTCAATATGATGTGAGAGGTTTTAGTAAATTCATGgttttccaataaaaataaagagaatttttTAGATGAATATTTAACTATTTTGTTAACCTAAACTAAAAGAAGAATCTAATTGAGAAATTGATACCTGGAAACTTAATTGAGATAAAATCAGGGATCTAATTGAGATTACCCTAGTAGGATGGAGACTTGTTTCATTTTAGaggtttgctttttatttttcttttttctattagcAGTATTTGTTTTGTTCCCATCAGGCCACATATATAGACTGTACGACCCTGTGAGATCGGTCGAAATGCAAAAAGGCCAATGAAGGAAATCCGCCCCAACTAATCCTAAAGGTGATGCCGGCCTAGTAAAACATACTTGTGGCACACTGATCAACAACTCTACTGATCCTCCCCAAACAAAAAGTTTCTCTCCGTCTAGGGTTCCTGATTTACCGAACATAGCCATGGCTACGCAAGCAAGAGTCAGCGTCTCTGGGATCCTCATCCTCGCCAGAGTAGGTAATAACTATTATAAATTGTTGATCAGTCATGTATACTTGCACAACTATATTTGACTAACCTTTGCTTGTTGTGTTGTTtacaagtagcttcaagtgtggggaaatttgAAGcataaatgaatggaaaattgcccttccaagcattgaatccaatagagaatgttagtgtgatcatgctgcgaagtgggaaagaacttgaagagaaaaggtcaaaacaaattgagatagaggaagaagaagagatagaaaccgaattgagcacaaagaaggaacatcctcctcctctataaattgaaatatcgaccaacactccaaaggtaactcctcacttaatgaatttcatttttaaaacaattccaccctttcctgtgagttatTCTACGTCAAAGAAAAAGgacaagaaaaagagattttagaggttttcaagaaagtagaattcaacattcctttgcttgatgctatcaagcaaattcccaagtatgccaaattcttgaaggagttgtatactaccaagagagctttcaaactaaaaggtcatgaaatggtaagtatgggtgaagttgtatctgttattgttcaaaagaatatgcctttgaagcaaaaagacccaAGTGCGTTTACTATctcatgtgttattggtaatgctagtttcaaaagggccttatgcgatttaggtgcatccattagtattatgcctaaacatgtttatgattctcttagtcttgagcatttgaataaaactagcattgtaatataACTTgtggatcgtagttttgtttacccacttggtgtgataaaAGAtatcctagtcaagattgatagtttggttattccatatgacttttatattcttgatatgaaacatgattcttgtgattcatcaaacaacacttcTATATTGTTTgagagaccattcttgaaaactgccgatacaaaaattgattgtggtaaggatactttgtctatggaggtaggagatgaaaaaattgaatttaattttcatgatgcaataaCATATCCTTAtaacaatgtttattctatcacaactgttgctacccaatttttgacccatgttttgataaaaaaattttaaaaataaaaataaaaataataataataataagggtttacatgtggcgataacataGAGCATCAGGGCTAAtattaaagaagcaatatgtcaaggagataattattaaatcatatataattactataatataaaataccatagatatatgatttgattcgtgctcgTTATGGAATATaatcaatgcaatataaaataccatatatataggatttgttggtgctggttatagaagataatctctgcaataattattgcaatattttcTTGAATAGCACGTGTAaagattttatataaatgaaccCCCATTCATATAGAAatagaggggaagaagaaaatttagagagcataatttttttaaaaagagagaaatttagagcaaccacaaaaaaaacctaaacctaatttttttttctcccggCCGAAACCAAGCCATTGCCCCCTTTCCTCTGTTGTTTTTGGTTTACAGTCTCCCCCCCCCCAGttgtcttcttctcctctctcaGCTCCCACACGCACGACCTTCCCTTTTCAATTGAACACAAACTTATTGTCTTTTCTCCCAACTAAGAGGCAGTCGGCGCCGCTCTCCCTCTCCACAACAATCATCATTGCTCCTCCCCCTTTCTCAGCCAAGACTTTCCCTCTGCACACAAGCTTGTCTTCTCCCTTCGCCAGACCTCACTTCCCCAGCTTGCAACCACTGTGAACACCACTAGGCCTTCACTCTCTGTCAACACAACCCCAGGAAACGGCACTCCACTCATCCCATCTCTCCCTCAGCTTAGCCTCGCCTGATAAACATTCAAAACCAGAAGCCACGACCAGCCCTTCCCCCAACAGTAACATAGAAGTAACACCAGAACCTCAGACTGGCCTCCCTTGAAAAATCCCAGCAGCTAGCAGCACCACCTCTGTTGAACCATGGCCAGCACTAACAACAACCAGAAACAAGCTGAGCCACTCGCCCATCTGTAGCCTCCTCCATAGTGATGGAACCAGCATAAGCCATGCCTTTCCTCAGCCGTAGTAGCAAAATCAACAGAAGTCATCCTTCCCTTCTAGCAACACGAGAACAGAGGGAGTTTCTTTCCTTCATCCTTTCGTTATAGTGAGAAAGGAAAACAGAACggaggagagggagagaagagaaaCGAAAGCAAAACAAACCGAAAAGAATAGAGACGAGAGAACAGCAGACGAGCGCAGACAGTAATGACTGAAGAAACCGGGTTCGCCAGCAGACCAGGTAAGCTGTCTATCTTTTCTTACCAGCTTTGCATGCATTCTTGGTTGTattgttactgttcaagtgaaatttaattcacttgaacagtaaccaaCCAAGGCATGCGTGAGGAAACTCATGCATGCCTATatgcccagccgggtcactggtttgGGCTAGTGACCCGGCTAGGCCTGTTGGGTTTAGCCCAGCCACATGGGTCGAGCTGGACCCAACCCCTAAAAAACAAGTAATATCGTTTTTTGTGTATTTACATTGtggcttttttgtatttttatactgtaaaaacATAAATCTCGtatttaaaatacccggttttcgacgcaatgtgatatatatatatatatatatatatatatatatatatatatatatatatatatatatatgttttcatgcatatgaccaataccctaacatattttgaattttctcttttaagaaaaaacaaatattgaaagtttaaaagaaaatgtgttttagcaaggattttttaaacacacaaaaaattattttcttgcattctggattttacaaatgtttataaaactccaaagggtgttgaccaatattccaaaaaatataaaaattttattttggggggaattcttctattattcaccattaatgtttggataaagaaatccttaagggatgaatattcaaaatattattggaaataa is a window of Populus nigra chromosome 10, ddPopNigr1.1, whole genome shotgun sequence DNA encoding:
- the LOC133705983 gene encoding E3 ubiquitin-protein ligase MIEL1 isoform X1, producing MESTPVSNERLDFGKMGYGCQHYRRRCQIRAPCCNEIFTCRHCHNEATNMLKNFCDRHELNRYDVKQVICAVCDTEQPVAQVCTNCGVNMGEYFCEICKFFDDDTAKGQFHCDDCGICRVGGRENYFHCKKCGSCYATSLLDNHLCVENSMRHHCPICYEVYLFDSLKETTVMKCGHTMHGECYDEMIKRDKYCCPICSKSIIDMSKTWKRIDEDIEATVMPEDYSHRKVWILCNDCNDTTEVYFHIIGQKCSHCKSYNTRTIAPPVLPQ
- the LOC133705983 gene encoding E3 ubiquitin-protein ligase MIEL1 isoform X2, whose translation is MESTPVSNERLDFGKMGYGCQHYRRRCQIRAPCCNEIFTCRHCHNEATNMLKNFCDRHELNRYDVKQVICAVCDTEQPVAQVCTNCGVNMGEYFCEICKFFDDDTAKGQFHCDDCGICRVGGRENYFHCKKCGSCYATSLLDNHLCVENSMRHHCPICYEYLFDSLKETTVMKCGHTMHGECYDEMIKRDKYCCPICSKSIIDMSKTWKRIDEDIEATVMPEDYSHRKVWILCNDCNDTTEVYFHIIGQKCSHCKSYNTRTIAPPVLPQ